In Alkalihalobacillus sp. TS-13, the following are encoded in one genomic region:
- a CDS encoding MFS transporter encodes MKSPTASTNQQHQPVTNKKIHYAWVILALSFLTLLTIQGIRLSFGAFIQPWETFFQTNRGLISMIGMVSYMVYGISQPVVGQITDHVGPRKIFTISVIFVGSAMLFTTFTTYPWQVFLLYGFLASIGFGGASQVAGTVVISNWFQKKRGLALGILSAGTAAGQLLVVPSTLHFISWTTWQTTVLAYGLFLMFIFLPLIVFLLKNKPSEIGLQPYGYTVKQPAKTVQLPVHARGSFVFIKVLKKKEFWFLMLPFFVCGVTTSGLIDTHLIPFSKHHGVSNTVISWTIGLLASFNFAGTIISGYFSDKWDCRKMLGYLYSIRGLTLIFLLIIAGFSDLTAVLHQNPVLLIIFGISFGIVDFSTVAPTIKLATDYFKNYSIGLVVGGIFLSHQIGAALGSYLPGLLYDMTGNYQQSLIYSILVLIAAAVMSFMLPKPENG; translated from the coding sequence ATGAAAAGTCCAACAGCATCAACGAACCAACAGCACCAACCTGTAACGAACAAAAAAATTCATTATGCCTGGGTGATTCTTGCGCTTTCGTTTCTGACACTTTTGACTATCCAAGGAATCCGTTTATCATTTGGTGCGTTCATCCAGCCATGGGAAACGTTTTTCCAAACAAACCGTGGTTTAATTTCGATGATCGGGATGGTCAGTTATATGGTGTATGGCATTTCTCAACCAGTCGTGGGACAAATCACCGATCATGTGGGTCCAAGGAAAATATTTACCATCAGTGTGATATTCGTCGGCTCAGCGATGTTGTTTACGACTTTTACAACTTATCCCTGGCAAGTTTTCCTCCTATACGGTTTTCTTGCTTCGATTGGTTTCGGCGGGGCGTCACAGGTGGCAGGGACTGTGGTCATATCCAATTGGTTTCAGAAAAAACGCGGCTTGGCTCTTGGGATATTGTCAGCCGGTACGGCTGCTGGACAGCTGTTGGTAGTGCCCTCAACACTTCATTTTATAAGCTGGACGACATGGCAGACGACGGTTTTAGCCTATGGATTGTTTTTGATGTTTATTTTCCTGCCATTGATCGTGTTTCTATTGAAGAACAAGCCTTCAGAAATAGGATTGCAACCTTATGGATACACCGTCAAGCAGCCTGCTAAAACGGTTCAACTTCCAGTCCATGCAAGGGGTTCTTTCGTTTTTATAAAAGTGTTGAAAAAGAAAGAGTTCTGGTTTCTTATGCTTCCTTTCTTCGTATGTGGGGTGACGACAAGCGGTTTAATCGATACACATTTGATTCCATTTTCCAAGCATCACGGTGTATCCAATACCGTCATCAGCTGGACAATCGGATTATTGGCTTCATTCAATTTCGCTGGTACGATAATATCAGGTTATTTTTCAGATAAATGGGATTGCAGAAAAATGCTCGGTTACTTGTATAGTATCCGGGGACTGACTCTGATATTTCTGTTAATCATCGCTGGATTTTCAGATCTGACCGCTGTCCTTCACCAAAATCCGGTATTATTAATCATTTTCGGCATCTCGTTTGGAATCGTCGACTTTTCAACTGTCGCTCCAACGATCAAGCTGGCTACCGATTATTTTAAAAATTACAGCATTGGGCTGGTAGTCGGGGGAATCTTCCTCAGTCACCAGATCGGTGCAGCGCTTGGGTCCTATTTACCGGGTTTGCTGTATGACATGACAGGGAACTACCAGCAGTCGCTCATCTATTCGATCCTCGTCCTAATCGCAGCGGCGGTAATGAGCTTTATGCTTCCGAAACCAGAAAATGGTTAA
- a CDS encoding LysR family transcriptional regulator, which produces MTLQQLRFFIEVAEKGSISKAANTLFISQPALSKHLKQLEKSLNQTLIVRTNIGIHLTDQGRRFLQKIKPLIKQLDSVICDTLNPTTFRFGSLPTLASYYFPKIAKQIDSHQLCTVLESRSSQLLDSLHRGEIDGAFVQDFVEDDDIRALNLFEEEYLVAIPSTHPFAHKTFITIDELNDEKIILPLKPCETRLKIENMYKDNSISFKLALETPYETILGYTAEGIGLSFIPEIQAEHVQHHGVVYRRLKPAALKRTLHFVTKSDLVYKMIQHYRTNGEMVDAVVHS; this is translated from the coding sequence ATGACATTACAACAGTTGCGTTTCTTTATCGAAGTCGCTGAAAAAGGCAGTATATCAAAAGCGGCCAACACTCTTTTCATCTCACAGCCAGCCTTGAGCAAACACCTGAAGCAGCTGGAAAAATCATTGAATCAAACGTTGATTGTCCGGACGAATATCGGCATTCATTTAACTGATCAAGGACGACGTTTTCTTCAGAAAATCAAACCATTGATCAAACAACTGGATTCCGTCATTTGTGACACCCTCAACCCCACGACGTTTCGCTTCGGATCTTTGCCGACTCTTGCTTCCTATTATTTTCCGAAAATCGCTAAACAGATTGATTCCCATCAACTGTGTACGGTGCTCGAAAGCAGGAGCTCACAATTGCTGGATTCACTTCACAGAGGGGAAATTGACGGTGCGTTCGTTCAGGACTTTGTTGAGGATGATGACATTCGGGCATTAAATCTATTTGAGGAAGAATACTTAGTGGCGATTCCAAGTACACATCCTTTTGCGCACAAAACCTTTATTACAATTGATGAACTAAATGATGAGAAAATCATACTTCCCCTGAAGCCATGTGAAACACGGCTTAAAATAGAAAACATGTATAAGGATAACAGTATTTCATTTAAATTGGCGCTCGAAACACCTTATGAAACGATACTCGGATATACAGCTGAAGGAATCGGCCTATCGTTCATCCCAGAAATCCAAGCAGAACATGTCCAGCATCATGGGGTCGTCTATCGTCGCTTAAAGCCTGCTGCATTAAAGAGAACCCTCCACTTCGTCACCAAATCAGATCTTGTCTACAAGATGATCCAGCATTATCGGACGAACGGTGAAATGGTTGATGCAGTTGTTCATTCTTAG
- a CDS encoding LTA synthase family protein produces MEQMNKDWKSFFNKPFSLFFIAVLLFWLKTYVVYQIEFELGIKNILQSFLLLINPISSALLFFGIALLMNGKRRNWTLIFINFLLSFLLYANVAYYRFFNDFITLPTVLHTNSASELGDSALALMKFSDVLYFLDTFILLGLVLFKVTTHHTPIPRKKVGLVFISAILIFSTNLGLAEMDRPQLLTRSFDRNYLVKYLGQYNYQIYDAIVTAKSSTQRAMASSDDLSEVEEFIKANETPPNEEYFGTAKNMNVIYISLESLQTFIIGEKINGQEVTPFLNKLTNDPNTFYFDNVFHQVGQGKTSDAEFMMANSLYPLPSGAVSMEKAQNTYQAQPAILNQHGYTTSSFHGNNKTFWNRDQIYKAYGIEKFFDSEYYDMNDKNVINYGLKDKPFFKESIPYLKNLKQPFHAKMITLSNHFPFKTDEGDVVFPTPETDDNVVNGYYQTANYMDQALKQFFNDLKEAGLYDNTMIVMYGDHNGISTNHNEAMEKVIGEPITPYKNAQLQRVPLYIHVPGVEGKQVHKYGGHIDVRPTVLHLLGIKDEPFLNFGSDMLSPQHNENVPFRNGDVITPEYSSVSDKCYDNTTGEVVANKNCEDAVQFGRKELELSDKIVYSDLLRFHKPKGFKPVAPSDYDYNEDQTK; encoded by the coding sequence ATGGAACAAATGAATAAAGACTGGAAAAGCTTTTTCAATAAACCCTTTTCGTTATTTTTTATAGCAGTCCTATTGTTTTGGTTGAAAACGTATGTCGTATATCAAATCGAATTCGAATTAGGGATCAAAAATATATTACAATCATTTCTGTTGCTGATTAATCCGATCAGTTCAGCGTTATTGTTCTTCGGAATCGCTTTATTGATGAATGGGAAACGCAGAAATTGGACGTTGATATTCATCAACTTCCTATTGTCTTTCCTTTTATATGCAAATGTTGCATACTACCGATTCTTCAATGATTTCATAACGTTACCGACAGTACTTCACACCAATAGTGCAAGTGAACTCGGTGACAGTGCATTGGCTCTGATGAAGTTCAGCGATGTCCTGTATTTTCTCGATACGTTCATTCTTCTTGGATTGGTATTATTCAAAGTCACAACACACCATACACCGATTCCAAGGAAAAAAGTTGGTTTAGTCTTCATTTCCGCTATCTTGATTTTCTCAACAAATCTCGGTCTGGCAGAAATGGATCGTCCGCAACTGCTCACCCGTTCATTTGATCGGAACTATTTGGTGAAATACCTTGGACAATACAATTATCAAATCTATGATGCCATTGTAACGGCGAAATCATCTACTCAACGAGCTATGGCAAGCAGTGATGATCTGTCTGAAGTAGAGGAATTCATCAAGGCAAACGAAACACCACCGAATGAGGAATACTTCGGTACAGCAAAAAATATGAATGTTATCTACATTTCGTTGGAATCCTTACAAACCTTCATCATTGGTGAGAAAATTAACGGCCAAGAAGTCACACCATTCTTGAATAAACTGACGAACGACCCGAATACGTTCTATTTCGATAACGTCTTCCATCAGGTAGGGCAAGGGAAAACGTCAGACGCGGAATTTATGATGGCCAATTCCCTCTATCCTTTACCGAGTGGAGCTGTATCAATGGAAAAGGCACAAAATACGTACCAGGCACAGCCTGCGATATTAAACCAGCATGGGTACACGACCTCCTCTTTCCATGGGAATAACAAGACATTTTGGAACCGTGATCAAATTTATAAAGCATACGGAATCGAGAAATTTTTTGACTCGGAGTATTATGACATGAACGATAAAAATGTTATCAACTATGGGTTGAAGGATAAACCGTTCTTCAAGGAATCCATTCCGTATCTGAAAAACCTGAAGCAGCCGTTCCATGCTAAAATGATTACATTGTCGAATCATTTTCCATTTAAAACGGATGAAGGGGATGTTGTATTTCCTACTCCTGAAACCGATGATAATGTCGTAAATGGCTATTATCAAACCGCCAATTATATGGACCAGGCACTCAAGCAATTTTTCAATGATCTAAAGGAAGCTGGATTATACGACAATACAATGATTGTCATGTATGGAGACCATAATGGAATCTCTACCAATCATAATGAAGCGATGGAAAAGGTGATTGGCGAACCGATCACACCATATAAGAACGCTCAGCTTCAAAGAGTTCCGCTTTATATCCATGTTCCAGGCGTGGAAGGGAAACAAGTTCATAAATATGGCGGACACATCGATGTACGTCCGACCGTGTTGCATCTTCTAGGAATCAAGGATGAACCGTTTCTCAATTTCGGTTCAGATATGCTGTCACCTCAGCACAATGAAAACGTACCATTCCGGAACGGTGATGTAATTACACCAGAGTATTCTTCGGTCAGTGATAAATGCTACGACAATACAACTGGAGAAGTCGTAGCGAATAAAAATTGTGAGGATGCAGTACAATTCGGTAGAAAAGAACTCGAACTATCGGATAAAATCGTTTACAGTGATTTGCTGCGTTTCCACAAACCAAAAGGGTTCAAGCCAGTAGCCCCTTCCGATTATGATTATAATGAAGATCAAACCAAATAA
- a CDS encoding TIGR00730 family Rossman fold protein: MYKFSSICVFCGSSFGTSPVYREQVKKLGSLLAENKVKLVYGGGNSGLMGELAHAVMSNGGEATGIIPRKIYEQVDHLELSELKIVDTMHERKALMYELADAFIALPGGIGTMEEMFEVMTWNQLGYHLKPLGLFNIDHYYDPLHQMLYHMYDQGFVKKQHLDQTVIQENAVELLQRLNQQEVTSIDKWE; encoded by the coding sequence ATGTATAAGTTTTCATCAATCTGTGTATTTTGTGGATCCAGCTTCGGGACAAGCCCGGTCTATCGGGAACAAGTTAAGAAATTGGGGAGTCTCTTGGCAGAAAATAAGGTCAAGCTTGTCTATGGCGGCGGTAACTCTGGTTTGATGGGTGAACTTGCCCATGCTGTCATGAGCAACGGCGGCGAAGCGACCGGAATTATTCCTCGAAAAATATATGAGCAAGTCGATCATTTGGAGCTATCAGAACTGAAAATCGTGGATACGATGCACGAACGGAAAGCATTGATGTACGAACTTGCAGATGCATTTATTGCGCTTCCAGGTGGAATCGGAACGATGGAAGAAATGTTTGAGGTTATGACGTGGAATCAACTCGGCTATCATTTAAAACCGCTTGGGCTCTTTAACATCGATCATTACTACGATCCTCTTCATCAAATGCTCTATCATATGTATGATCAAGGTTTTGTAAAAAAACAACATCTTGATCAGACTGTTATCCAAGAAAATGCTGTCGAACTTTTACAAAGATTGAACCAACAGGAAGTCACTTCGATCGATAAATGGGAATGA
- a CDS encoding class I SAM-dependent methyltransferase, with the protein MDKHAHIRKFDKQAKKYEKMQKKDPTARFRRWIIPGAEGEVLEVAIGTGLNLPFYKNVTALTGIDFSSEMLEAASKVTARFPFPIELKQADVETVTFEENRFDTIVSSLSFCSYEKPVEVLNRFGKWCKPDGKILMLEHGKSTNRLLRGLQKGIDPLAYKMIGCHQNRDILGYVKASEQLEVVKVERALAGFFYFIWAKPVK; encoded by the coding sequence TTGGATAAACACGCGCATATCAGGAAGTTCGATAAGCAGGCAAAAAAATATGAAAAAATGCAGAAAAAAGACCCGACGGCGAGGTTCCGTAGATGGATCATTCCTGGTGCAGAAGGGGAGGTCCTGGAGGTAGCAATCGGTACAGGACTGAACCTTCCCTTTTATAAAAATGTAACTGCGTTGACCGGGATCGATTTCAGTAGCGAAATGCTGGAGGCAGCAAGCAAGGTCACGGCACGTTTTCCTTTTCCGATCGAGTTGAAGCAAGCTGACGTTGAAACGGTTACGTTCGAAGAAAATCGCTTCGATACCATTGTTTCATCGCTGTCGTTTTGTTCATATGAAAAGCCTGTCGAAGTGTTGAACCGATTCGGGAAATGGTGCAAACCGGATGGTAAAATCCTCATGCTTGAGCATGGGAAAAGTACGAATCGATTGCTGAGAGGACTGCAGAAGGGAATTGATCCACTTGCTTATAAAATGATTGGCTGCCACCAGAATCGAGATATTCTTGGATATGTAAAAGCATCTGAACAACTGGAAGTGGTGAAAGTGGAGAGGGCTCTTGCAGGATTTTTTTATTTCATATGGGCCAAACCAGTGAAATAG
- a CDS encoding DUF4396 domain-containing protein, which produces MGYFLCSMVVQEGFVILLTVISFIAVILGILSALFILIDVIKKPQPMGIMNIVWPINGLYLGPLGILAYWKIGRAKQKEHYHEEHDKDNHEHMHGDKPRWKGVFVSTSHCSSGCAFGDAVGVPIVTMTGLTIAGSVLFSHYTVEFILAYLFGIFFQVFSIVPMSRKMGEKISWRKGFIQAIKADTLALIAFEIGMFGWMAIVHFYLFAQPPKPDTMTYWFMMQIAMLLGTATSFPANWLLVKKGIKHSM; this is translated from the coding sequence ATGGGGTATTTTTTATGTAGTATGGTTGTACAGGAGGGTTTCGTTATTCTATTAACCGTCATTTCCTTTATCGCAGTCATCCTCGGTATCTTATCTGCACTTTTCATCTTGATCGATGTCATAAAAAAACCTCAACCGATGGGAATCATGAATATCGTTTGGCCGATCAACGGTCTTTACTTAGGGCCACTTGGCATTTTGGCTTATTGGAAAATTGGCCGGGCCAAACAAAAAGAACACTACCACGAAGAGCATGATAAGGATAATCATGAACATATGCACGGAGATAAACCGCGTTGGAAAGGTGTCTTCGTTTCTACAAGCCATTGTTCAAGTGGCTGTGCTTTCGGTGACGCAGTCGGTGTTCCGATTGTAACAATGACTGGTTTGACAATCGCCGGCTCTGTCCTTTTTTCACATTACACGGTTGAATTCATCCTTGCTTATCTGTTTGGGATATTCTTTCAGGTCTTTTCTATCGTTCCGATGAGCCGGAAAATGGGAGAGAAAATAAGCTGGAGAAAAGGATTCATACAAGCGATAAAGGCCGATACTTTAGCTTTGATCGCCTTTGAAATTGGAATGTTCGGCTGGATGGCAATCGTTCATTTCTACTTATTTGCCCAACCTCCAAAGCCAGATACGATGACATATTGGTTCATGATGCAGATTGCAATGCTCCTCGGAACAGCGACAAGTTTCCCGGCAAATTGGCTGCTCGTCAAGAAGGGCATCAAACACAGCATGTAA